One Ignavibacteria bacterium genomic window carries:
- a CDS encoding META domain-containing protein — protein MKTNLKYLFGVVAIVMITAVVLYSCSGAGTTGTGQSIKNTKWMLESLYGERVDTMYLTSGNEISLNFADSSQMNGKAPCNHYFSTYTVTGTTLTIGAIGATRMACPELDLEQRYFSFLGNVTRYSISSNASGNRLTFYSVTDGLTTTATFRKMY, from the coding sequence ATGAAAACAAATCTGAAATATTTATTTGGTGTAGTCGCAATTGTAATGATAACGGCAGTGGTTTTGTATTCCTGCTCGGGAGCAGGAACGACGGGAACGGGACAGAGCATAAAAAACACAAAGTGGATGCTTGAGTCGCTTTACGGCGAGAGAGTCGACACGATGTATCTTACTTCCGGCAACGAGATTTCACTCAACTTCGCCGACAGCAGCCAGATGAACGGCAAAGCTCCCTGCAATCACTATTTCAGCACATATACCGTCACCGGAACAACGCTTACAATCGGTGCAATCGGAGCTACGAGAATGGCTTGCCCGGAGCTCGACCTGGAGCAGAGATATTTCTCATTTCTCGGCAACGTAACGAGATACAGCATATCAAGCAATGCTTCCGGCAACCGCCTGACGTTTTATTCAGTCACCGACGGTTTGACCACCACCGCAACATTCAGGAAGATGTATTAA